The following coding sequences are from one Treponema parvum window:
- a CDS encoding COG3014 family protein: MKKAGHLPISLLVLFSGFALFSCATTADYDFSSIDASLKNADYEAVYSELEADSKRLYSKNDIVLENLDKGIVSHYAGNSKRSNEELSLAERKIDEFYAKSISQAVASFLVNDTVKDYAGSTYENIYTNIFMSLNYLKMNKFDDAFVEIRRFNNKLQEIISQNQVAIAKAKQSLAENNGELPDSDIKFHNSAFARYISMLIYRADGDSDNAGVDLKLLKDAFALQPDLYDFSLPSSVDSELDVPPKMARLNVISFSGLAPVKTENNFRLFLGDTYYKLSLPEMQKRTSGVAGAKIFVESKAVSQKTEGSLEKIESIENIALDTYKQEYAMLFARSLLRSISKATMTGVLKNQSEKYDGAAGLALSLLSFASSISTEVTERADVRTGRFFPASVYVAGLTLEPGTYDIKIVYYNSNGSPVWEHDIYGYQISAEKLNLIESFCLK, encoded by the coding sequence ATGAAAAAAGCCGGGCACCTTCCTATATCACTTCTCGTTTTATTTTCAGGTTTCGCTCTTTTTTCATGTGCCACAACGGCGGATTACGATTTTTCAAGCATAGACGCTTCGTTAAAAAACGCGGACTATGAGGCCGTCTATTCCGAGCTTGAAGCCGATTCTAAAAGGCTTTATTCAAAAAACGACATTGTTTTGGAAAATCTCGACAAGGGAATCGTATCTCACTATGCAGGGAATTCAAAGCGGTCCAACGAGGAATTATCCTTAGCGGAAAGAAAAATAGACGAATTTTACGCAAAGAGTATTTCCCAAGCCGTAGCGTCTTTTTTGGTCAACGACACTGTAAAAGATTACGCTGGCAGCACTTATGAAAACATATACACGAATATTTTTATGTCGCTGAATTATCTTAAAATGAACAAATTCGACGACGCTTTCGTGGAAATCCGGCGTTTTAACAATAAGCTGCAAGAAATAATATCGCAAAATCAAGTGGCCATTGCAAAAGCAAAACAGTCTCTGGCCGAAAACAACGGCGAACTTCCCGATTCCGATATAAAATTTCATAATTCGGCTTTTGCGCGTTACATCAGCATGCTCATATACCGTGCCGACGGAGATTCCGATAACGCGGGAGTCGATCTTAAATTGCTGAAGGACGCCTTTGCTCTTCAACCCGACCTGTACGATTTTTCGCTTCCGTCTTCCGTCGATTCGGAGCTGGACGTTCCGCCTAAAATGGCGCGCCTTAATGTGATAAGCTTTTCAGGGCTCGCTCCGGTTAAGACGGAAAACAATTTCAGGCTGTTTTTAGGGGACACGTACTATAAACTGTCTTTGCCAGAAATGCAAAAAAGAACATCAGGCGTCGCCGGCGCAAAAATTTTTGTAGAGTCCAAAGCCGTCTCCCAAAAGACGGAGGGAAGCCTTGAAAAAATCGAGAGCATTGAAAACATTGCACTGGACACGTATAAACAAGAATATGCGATGCTTTTTGCAAGATCGCTTTTGCGCTCGATTTCAAAAGCGACGATGACCGGTGTGTTGAAAAACCAATCGGAAAAATACGACGGAGCTGCGGGGCTTGCGCTCAGCCTGCTTTCGTTCGCTTCTTCTATTTCAACGGAAGTTACGGAACGCGCTGACGTCCGCACGGGAAGGTTTTTTCCCGCGAGCGTTTACGTCGCAGGGCTTACGCTGGAGCCCGGAACATATGATATAAAAATCGTCTATTACAACAGTAACGGATCTCCCGTTTGGGAGCATGACATATACGGCTATCAAATAAGTGCGGAAAAACTCAACCTCATAGAATCTTTTTGCTTAAAATAA
- a CDS encoding type II toxin-antitoxin system YafQ family toxin encodes MEFMSYFVKITTQFKKSYKLAIKRGLDISLLEDVVKKLKNNIPLEEHFHDHQLTGNMKLFRECHIQPNWLLVYLKQESILTLTLVDTGTHSDLFGK; translated from the coding sequence ATTGAATTCATGAGTTATTTTGTTAAAATAACAACCCAGTTCAAAAAAAGCTATAAACTTGCTATAAAAAGGGGGCTTGATATTTCCTTGCTTGAGGACGTTGTGAAAAAACTAAAAAATAATATACCTCTTGAAGAACACTTTCACGACCATCAGTTAACTGGCAATATGAAGTTGTTCCGAGAATGTCATATACAACCAAATTGGTTGCTTGTCTATTTAAAGCAGGAATCTATTTTGACTCTCACCCTCGTTGATACAGGAACACATTCGGATTTGTTTGGAAAATAA
- a CDS encoding MarR family winged helix-turn-helix transcriptional regulator: MSGTSDVLNLDNQLCFTLYVCSKEIIRLYKPFLDPLGLTYTSYITMMALWEKDHITVNELGRRLFLDSGTLTPLLKKMEKQGLITRSRSASDERTVVVCLTDKGLSLKDDCRSVRSKLLCSSVFKIKDGPELLKGLHVLLDSLSRR, from the coding sequence ATGTCCGGAACTTCGGATGTTTTGAACCTTGATAATCAGTTGTGTTTTACGCTCTATGTCTGTTCGAAAGAGATAATACGTCTGTATAAACCTTTTTTGGACCCTTTAGGTCTTACGTATACTTCTTACATAACGATGATGGCGCTTTGGGAAAAAGATCATATCACGGTGAACGAATTGGGTCGCAGACTTTTTCTTGACTCGGGAACGCTTACGCCTCTTTTAAAAAAAATGGAAAAACAGGGACTTATAACGCGATCGCGCTCCGCTTCGGACGAACGGACGGTCGTCGTTTGCCTTACGGACAAGGGGCTCTCTCTTAAAGACGATTGCCGCAGCGTGCGTTCAAAACTTTTATGCTCTTCGGTTTTTAAAATCAAAGACGGACCGGAACTGTTGAAAGGACTTCACGTCTTGCTGGATTCTTTAAGCCGCCGTTGA
- a CDS encoding ABC transporter substrate-binding protein, producing the protein MKKIVTVLFSAVLLYIPSALLASGVSETKSEAKEVVIEFWTHEDVNRQRLEDRYIKEFMQANPHVTVNVSRFDSEKMADIIKSALDNNTGPTMFNLSINDEYSHIMNGRIAHVNYKAAGYKDAKALIESYAPNMLDPVTIDRHVYGLPLELTNWAIFVNKKMFVEAGLDPVNDLPKTWEDMMEVSKKIVKRKGNTITHRGYDFRYKYQLENIVPMVEQLGGHLISVDEKEAIVGKDAWVNVLSFLREWGPYGQNLGSPEYTAARRLFNSASGDVAMCSSGLYQVARIKAENEAFYSSSDWIVIPYPKFKDAVKDVSACHYGHYYVVNSAATKQQEETAWALIAYMLSHSEEYLREVNIIQPTLALLSSETYKSLPYSEVFIKDMERGHIVYYAENADKIQDALKTAVNGVMLEGVSPEAAYEKLKETVQKFISG; encoded by the coding sequence ATGAAAAAGATTGTCACAGTTCTGTTTTCGGCCGTATTGCTGTATATACCGTCCGCGCTTTTAGCGTCGGGCGTAAGCGAAACAAAAAGCGAAGCAAAAGAAGTTGTCATTGAATTTTGGACGCACGAAGACGTAAACCGCCAGAGGCTCGAAGACCGTTACATAAAAGAATTCATGCAGGCCAACCCTCATGTCACTGTAAACGTTAGCAGATTTGACTCTGAAAAAATGGCCGATATTATAAAATCCGCTCTAGATAATAATACCGGGCCTACGATGTTTAATCTTTCGATAAACGACGAGTATTCCCATATAATGAACGGCCGCATCGCCCATGTGAACTACAAGGCCGCCGGATATAAGGACGCAAAGGCTCTCATCGAATCTTACGCGCCCAACATGCTTGACCCTGTGACTATAGACAGGCATGTTTACGGTCTTCCGCTTGAACTTACGAATTGGGCGATTTTCGTGAACAAAAAAATGTTCGTAGAAGCGGGGCTGGATCCCGTAAACGACTTGCCTAAAACATGGGAAGATATGATGGAAGTTTCAAAAAAAATCGTCAAGCGGAAAGGAAATACTATTACCCATCGTGGCTACGATTTTCGCTACAAGTATCAGCTTGAAAATATCGTTCCCATGGTGGAACAGCTTGGCGGGCATCTCATAAGCGTAGACGAAAAAGAAGCTATCGTCGGCAAGGATGCGTGGGTAAACGTTCTCAGTTTTTTAAGAGAATGGGGCCCGTACGGGCAGAATTTAGGCTCTCCCGAATATACGGCCGCCCGCAGGCTGTTTAATAGCGCAAGCGGCGATGTGGCAATGTGTTCAAGCGGTTTGTATCAGGTTGCGCGCATAAAGGCTGAAAACGAGGCATTTTACAGCAGCAGCGACTGGATTGTTATTCCTTATCCTAAATTTAAAGACGCCGTAAAAGACGTTTCCGCATGTCATTACGGGCATTATTACGTGGTTAACTCGGCGGCTACAAAACAGCAAGAGGAAACCGCATGGGCTTTGATCGCCTATATGCTGAGCCACAGCGAAGAATATCTCAGGGAAGTAAACATCATACAGCCCACCCTTGCGCTGCTTAGCAGCGAAACTTACAAGAGCCTGCCGTATTCGGAAGTTTTTATCAAGGATATGGAAAGGGGACACATAGTCTATTATGCCGAAAACGCAGACAAAATACAGGACGCTCTTAAAACCGCCGTTAACGGCGTAATGCTTGAAGGCGTTTCGCCCGAAGCCGCTTACGAAAAACTGAAAGAAACCGTGCAGAAATTTATTTCCGGCTGA
- a CDS encoding phospho-N-acetylmuramoyl-pentapeptide-transferase, whose product MLYHIGSFLQQYFGPARLLQSYTVLIAIALYVGFLSIKFFLPKFYGILPADRGREFTLAAEASKGKPTGAGSVFITFFIILTLITAPVTKLQLCILVLTFVTMLTGFFDDASIKSWGEYKKGLLDLIISLSAAFVLYFFTAESSVDGIHFWLPFITNPVRIPGALYIAITTLMLWVSINTTNCTDGVDGLSSTLVLIALITLSCVFYFVLGHKVIATYLLVPHLAAGANWAVMTFCLSGVLMGYLWHNAYPSKVLMGDAGSRALGFYIGVCVMVTGNPFLILATSSMIFVNGGMGLVKVALIRFCHIHVLNSIRFPLHDHMRKNRGWSPTQVLVKFMIMQLLITVALIGVFLKVR is encoded by the coding sequence ATGCTTTATCACATAGGCTCTTTTTTACAGCAGTATTTCGGTCCCGCAAGACTTTTGCAGTCGTACACGGTTCTTATTGCCATCGCTTTATACGTAGGTTTCTTATCCATAAAGTTTTTTTTGCCTAAATTTTACGGAATTTTACCGGCCGATCGCGGCCGAGAATTTACGCTGGCGGCGGAAGCTTCCAAGGGGAAACCTACCGGAGCGGGCAGCGTTTTTATAACGTTTTTTATCATTTTGACGCTTATTACGGCTCCCGTAACAAAGCTCCAGCTTTGCATATTGGTTCTTACTTTTGTAACCATGCTTACAGGCTTTTTTGACGACGCCAGCATAAAAAGCTGGGGAGAATACAAAAAGGGGCTTCTTGACCTGATCATAAGTCTTTCAGCCGCCTTTGTTTTATATTTTTTTACCGCAGAAAGCAGCGTCGACGGAATTCATTTTTGGCTTCCTTTTATAACAAATCCCGTGCGTATTCCCGGAGCGCTGTACATAGCGATAACAACCCTCATGCTGTGGGTTTCCATAAACACTACCAACTGCACCGACGGAGTCGACGGACTTTCTTCGACGCTAGTCCTCATCGCACTGATAACGCTTAGCTGTGTTTTTTATTTTGTGTTGGGACACAAGGTAATAGCTACATATCTTCTGGTTCCTCACCTGGCTGCGGGCGCCAACTGGGCCGTGATGACATTTTGTCTGTCGGGAGTTTTAATGGGATATCTGTGGCACAACGCTTATCCCAGTAAGGTGTTGATGGGCGACGCGGGAAGCCGTGCGCTGGGATTTTATATAGGCGTGTGCGTTATGGTTACGGGGAACCCTTTTTTAATTTTAGCTACGTCTTCAATGATCTTTGTGAACGGCGGCATGGGGCTTGTAAAGGTGGCTCTCATACGTTTTTGTCACATACACGTGCTGAACAGCATACGGTTTCCGCTGCACGATCACATGCGGAAAAACAGAGGATGGTCTCCTACGCAGGTTTTAGTAAAATTTATGATCATGCAGCTTTTGATTACAGTTGCGCTCATAGGCGTCTTCTTAAAAGTCCGCTGA
- the purH gene encoding bifunctional phosphoribosylaminoimidazolecarboxamide formyltransferase/IMP cyclohydrolase: MKKRAIISVFKKEGILELASFLNEAGWEILSTGGTASYLAQNKIPVTDVSSVTGFPECLDGRVKTLHPSVHAGILARRDNAAHIAKLEELSIKLIDLVCVNLYPFFEKVQEDLSFNDTVEFIDIGGPTMLRAAAKNYQDVLVLTDPADYAKAIKGIKNDDLSIEFRRRMAGKVFNLTAAYDAAISRFMLGETGEDEYPEYYALSLKKQQMLRYGENSHQSACLYVSADRKGAFGGMKQLQGKELSYNNIRDLDVAWKGVCAYSKFVKNALPVKGKDRDGNEVTANFASVSGSVFTIALKHNTPCGAALGKNVLDSYKKTYNCDSVSIFGGILGCSAVIDENAALEMKKCFLEVIVAPGFTDGALKVFEEKKNLRLIVAEIPADEKHSYLSVDGGALIQSSDDTLFEKWDIVTKAKPTAAQVNEMAFGMTIAMFAKSNAILVIKDQMAIGIGCGQTNRIWAAEQALERAQKVVQSGATSDNKNAEVLISDAFFPFDDTVRVAAKYGIKAIVQPGGSIRDEDSIKACDELGIAMVFTGTRHFKH, from the coding sequence ATGAAAAAACGGGCTATTATCAGCGTTTTCAAAAAAGAAGGAATACTTGAGCTTGCCTCTTTTTTGAATGAGGCCGGCTGGGAAATTCTTTCTACAGGGGGAACGGCCTCTTATCTGGCTCAAAATAAGATACCTGTAACTGACGTAAGTTCCGTTACAGGTTTTCCCGAATGTCTGGACGGGCGGGTAAAGACATTACACCCTTCTGTTCACGCAGGTATCCTTGCCCGGCGCGATAACGCCGCTCATATTGCAAAACTCGAAGAACTTTCCATAAAATTAATTGATCTTGTCTGCGTCAATCTTTATCCGTTTTTTGAAAAAGTGCAGGAGGATCTCTCGTTTAACGATACGGTTGAATTTATCGATATAGGCGGTCCCACTATGCTGCGCGCCGCCGCAAAAAACTATCAGGATGTTCTGGTTTTGACCGATCCTGCGGATTATGCCAAGGCTATAAAAGGAATAAAAAACGACGATCTTTCCATCGAATTCCGGCGAAGGATGGCGGGAAAGGTGTTTAACCTTACGGCGGCGTACGACGCAGCGATTTCCCGCTTTATGCTCGGCGAAACGGGAGAAGACGAATATCCGGAATACTATGCGCTTTCTCTAAAAAAACAGCAGATGCTGCGTTACGGCGAAAACAGTCATCAAAGCGCATGCTTATACGTTTCTGCAGACCGTAAGGGCGCCTTCGGCGGAATGAAGCAGCTTCAGGGCAAAGAGCTTTCTTATAACAACATCCGTGATCTGGACGTCGCTTGGAAGGGAGTCTGCGCTTATTCGAAGTTCGTTAAAAACGCGCTTCCCGTAAAGGGCAAAGACAGAGACGGCAATGAGGTTACCGCTAATTTTGCTTCCGTTTCAGGCAGCGTTTTTACGATCGCATTAAAGCACAACACGCCCTGCGGCGCCGCCTTAGGAAAAAACGTCTTGGATTCGTACAAAAAAACATACAACTGCGATTCCGTTTCAATTTTCGGCGGAATTTTAGGATGCAGCGCCGTTATCGATGAAAACGCTGCTCTTGAGATGAAAAAATGCTTTCTTGAAGTTATCGTGGCGCCCGGCTTTACCGACGGCGCTCTTAAAGTATTCGAAGAAAAAAAGAATCTTCGTCTTATCGTCGCCGAAATTCCGGCGGATGAAAAACACAGCTATCTTTCTGTCGACGGCGGAGCTTTGATTCAGAGTTCCGACGACACGCTTTTTGAAAAGTGGGACATAGTGACAAAGGCTAAGCCCACGGCGGCTCAAGTAAACGAGATGGCATTCGGAATGACAATCGCCATGTTCGCAAAATCAAACGCCATTTTGGTCATTAAAGACCAAATGGCTATAGGCATAGGCTGCGGACAGACGAACAGGATCTGGGCTGCGGAACAGGCTTTGGAACGGGCGCAAAAAGTCGTCCAATCCGGTGCGACTTCGGACAACAAAAATGCGGAAGTGCTCATAAGCGATGCGTTCTTTCCGTTCGACGATACCGTGCGCGTTGCGGCAAAGTACGGCATAAAGGCCATAGTTCAGCCCGGCGGTTCTATCCGCGACGAAGATTCCATAAAGGCTTGCGACGAACTGGGTATAGCGATGGTATTTACAGGAACACGGCATTTCAAACACTAG
- a CDS encoding M20 family metallo-hydrolase, whose product MANSNEELKKLKDFIKNSRKDMINLETLLTSVPALAPENGGVGEYDKAEALIKWLSDRGLKNIERYDAPDKRAKNGVRPNIVLTIPGKSDEYSLWIMSHLDVVPPGEISLWNSDPWKVVEKDGKLIGRGVEDNQQGLVSSVFAALALFKTGIIPSHTVKLLFIADEEVGSKYGIKYLLKEHNLFKKQDLILIPDGGDPKGETIEIAEKNILWMRFHTVGKQSHGSMPNKGKNACVAAADLMLRINDLEKRFDKKDDIFDPPYSTFQPTMHLANVSGVNIIPGDDVSCADCRILPCYKIKDVLKEVEAIYTEVEKKYGVKIELELLQAEESPATPADAPIVKKLSKTLKEVHGIKARTIGIGGGTVGGDLRKAGYNAAVWSTLDEVCHQPNEYSVIANTEADAYTMAALMLD is encoded by the coding sequence ATGGCAAATTCTAATGAAGAGCTGAAAAAGCTGAAAGATTTTATAAAAAATTCCCGCAAAGACATGATAAATCTGGAAACGCTTCTTACATCCGTTCCCGCATTGGCGCCGGAAAACGGAGGCGTAGGCGAATACGACAAGGCGGAGGCCTTGATCAAATGGCTTTCGGACAGGGGATTAAAAAATATCGAACGCTATGACGCGCCCGATAAAAGGGCAAAAAACGGCGTCCGCCCGAACATCGTGCTTACGATTCCCGGAAAAAGTGACGAATACTCGCTGTGGATAATGTCGCACTTGGACGTAGTTCCTCCCGGAGAAATTTCTTTATGGAATTCCGATCCGTGGAAGGTTGTCGAAAAAGATGGAAAATTGATCGGCCGCGGCGTGGAAGACAACCAGCAGGGGCTTGTTTCATCCGTTTTTGCAGCTCTGGCACTTTTTAAAACGGGGATAATTCCTTCACACACAGTAAAGCTGCTTTTTATAGCGGACGAAGAAGTGGGATCGAAATACGGAATTAAATATCTTCTTAAAGAACACAATCTGTTTAAAAAACAGGATCTCATCCTTATCCCCGACGGAGGAGATCCCAAGGGCGAAACGATCGAAATCGCCGAAAAAAACATCCTGTGGATGCGCTTCCACACCGTAGGAAAACAGTCGCACGGTTCCATGCCTAACAAGGGCAAAAACGCCTGTGTTGCGGCGGCGGATTTAATGCTCCGCATAAACGATCTTGAAAAGCGCTTCGATAAAAAAGACGATATTTTTGATCCGCCGTATTCAACCTTCCAGCCGACCATGCACCTTGCAAACGTTTCGGGCGTAAATATAATTCCCGGGGACGACGTAAGCTGTGCCGACTGCCGCATACTGCCCTGCTATAAGATAAAAGATGTCTTAAAAGAAGTTGAGGCTATTTATACCGAAGTAGAAAAAAAATACGGCGTAAAAATCGAGCTTGAACTCCTCCAGGCGGAAGAATCTCCGGCCACTCCGGCGGACGCCCCGATTGTAAAAAAACTTTCAAAAACGCTCAAAGAAGTACACGGAATTAAGGCGAGAACCATAGGGATCGGAGGGGGAACCGTAGGCGGCGATCTCAGAAAGGCGGGATACAACGCCGCTGTGTGGAGCACATTGGACGAAGTGTGTCATCAGCCAAACGAATACAGCGTCATCGCCAATACGGAAGCGGACGCATATACAATGGCGGCTTTGATGCTCGACTGA
- a CDS encoding Na+/H+ antiporter NhaC family protein, which translates to MEHYGLWGIIPPVLTILLAFVTKDVVVSLFLGILSGALIIGGGNPFIALMKLADLLAGSLADGWNIRIFLFCALLGGLVGMLTKTGAAGSFGRWASSRLKNSRGSQFMTFVFGIIIFIDDYFNSLSVGTVMRPITDKTKIPRAKLAYILDSTAAPVCIIAPISSWVVTVMSIVRDAQGFEKLGMTEFTFFIRSIPYNLYALTTLLMVLCLIIFKRDFGPMKASEELAKTGILYNEKKYGPVSGNVPEASQSRAKPFDMLFPIIVLIVSAVSFFPVTTWIGAVDGESITSFRQAVTSMSLKEAFNNTDSSVALCYSIIFTIALTYIYYLLRRLMSLQESGEALRDGIKSMVPALVILTMAWSIGTIIKSPRTDGGLGLGIYLSTAVREGGFPIVFLPGILFILSALIAFSTGTSWGTFGIMIPLAMPIVTGIAEGNGLPQSALVQATMISIAAVLSGAVWGDHASPISDTTILSSTGAGCPHLEHVATQLPYASFVAVCVLFAFFVGSIFESLLVCWIADLALFITGLIVLPRVMK; encoded by the coding sequence ATGGAACATTACGGCTTATGGGGTATTATTCCTCCCGTGCTTACTATCCTGCTTGCCTTTGTAACAAAGGATGTCGTTGTTTCTTTGTTTTTAGGAATTTTATCGGGAGCTCTGATAATAGGCGGCGGTAATCCCTTTATCGCTCTTATGAAGCTCGCGGATCTTTTGGCCGGCTCCCTTGCCGACGGATGGAATATCCGTATTTTTTTATTCTGCGCGCTTTTGGGCGGGCTGGTCGGTATGCTTACAAAGACGGGCGCCGCCGGTTCTTTCGGGCGATGGGCTTCTTCCAGATTAAAAAACAGCCGCGGAAGTCAGTTTATGACCTTTGTCTTCGGAATCATTATCTTTATCGACGACTATTTTAATTCACTTTCTGTCGGTACTGTTATGCGTCCGATCACGGATAAGACGAAGATTCCCCGCGCAAAACTTGCGTACATTTTGGATTCCACCGCAGCTCCCGTATGCATAATCGCGCCTATTTCAAGCTGGGTGGTAACCGTAATGTCCATAGTGCGCGACGCCCAAGGATTTGAAAAACTCGGCATGACGGAATTTACATTTTTTATACGTTCCATACCGTACAATCTTTATGCGCTTACAACCCTTCTTATGGTTTTATGTCTTATCATCTTTAAGCGCGACTTCGGCCCCATGAAGGCTTCGGAAGAATTGGCAAAGACCGGCATTCTTTATAATGAAAAGAAATACGGCCCCGTGAGCGGGAACGTTCCCGAAGCATCTCAATCCAGAGCGAAACCTTTCGACATGCTTTTTCCGATCATCGTTTTGATTGTGAGCGCCGTGTCGTTTTTCCCCGTAACTACGTGGATCGGCGCCGTCGATGGTGAAAGTATAACTTCTTTCAGGCAGGCTGTAACAAGCATGTCTTTAAAAGAAGCGTTTAACAACACCGACTCGTCCGTAGCTTTGTGCTATTCGATTATCTTTACGATAGCGCTCACGTATATATACTATTTGCTTCGCAGGCTTATGTCGCTTCAGGAATCAGGGGAAGCTCTGAGAGACGGAATAAAGAGTATGGTGCCCGCCCTCGTGATTTTGACCATGGCGTGGTCGATCGGGACTATAATAAAATCGCCCCGGACGGACGGCGGACTGGGGCTCGGTATTTATCTTTCAACCGCAGTAAGGGAAGGCGGTTTTCCCATAGTGTTTTTACCGGGCATCTTATTTATATTGAGTGCTCTCATAGCTTTTTCTACGGGAACAAGCTGGGGAACGTTCGGCATTATGATTCCGCTTGCGATGCCTATCGTTACAGGCATTGCCGAAGGAAACGGACTTCCGCAAAGCGCCCTAGTTCAGGCTACGATGATCTCTATCGCGGCAGTATTGAGCGGCGCCGTATGGGGAGATCACGCTTCTCCAATTTCGGACACTACGATACTGTCTTCTACCGGCGCCGGATGCCCGCACCTTGAGCATGTGGCTACGCAATTGCCCTATGCGAGTTTTGTAGCGGTCTGCGTTCTGTTTGCCTTTTTTGTGGGCAGCATCTTTGAAAGCCTTCTCGTGTGCTGGATTGCGGATTTGGCCTTATTTATCACAGGGCTTATCGTTCTGCCGAGGGTAATGAAGTAA
- a CDS encoding TIGR03905 family TSCPD domain-containing protein produces the protein MKTVDFKTSGTCATVIHFTKTDDGRITDVSFEGGCNGNLKAISKLVEGMTAEQIRDKLAGNICGKKNTSCADQLAKAVMSE, from the coding sequence ATGAAAACTGTAGATTTTAAGACCAGCGGAACTTGTGCGACTGTAATACATTTTACGAAAACGGACGACGGCCGTATAACAGACGTTTCGTTTGAAGGCGGCTGCAACGGAAATCTTAAAGCCATTTCCAAACTTGTCGAAGGGATGACGGCCGAACAGATCCGCGACAAACTTGCCGGAAACATCTGCGGCAAAAAGAATACCAGTTGCGCCGATCAGTTGGCAAAAGCCGTAATGAGCGAATAG
- a CDS encoding pyridoxamine 5'-phosphate oxidase family protein, whose translation MRRIDRAVTDNRQIQSIIEKSKVVHLGMIDDGRPYVVPMQYGFVFTGGQLTLYLHSAKEGRKLDVIKKNPRVFIELETDVALVSGGEVPCKYSSEYASVMGDGTAVLVDDVKEKIFGLKLMMKTQTGRDFEISEQMTKSVAVIRIDVPCVTAKSRAKD comes from the coding sequence ATGAGAAGGATCGACAGAGCTGTAACGGATAACAGGCAAATACAATCGATTATAGAGAAGTCAAAGGTTGTACATCTCGGGATGATCGACGATGGCCGGCCGTATGTGGTGCCGATGCAATACGGTTTTGTGTTTACCGGCGGACAGCTGACCTTATACCTGCACAGCGCAAAGGAAGGGCGGAAACTCGACGTTATCAAAAAAAATCCGCGCGTTTTTATCGAACTTGAAACAGATGTCGCGCTTGTTTCAGGCGGCGAAGTTCCGTGTAAATACAGTTCGGAATATGCGAGCGTTATGGGAGACGGCACGGCAGTTCTTGTTGACGACGTAAAAGAAAAGATTTTCGGCTTAAAGCTCATGATGAAAACGCAGACCGGCAGAGATTTCGAAATATCCGAACAGATGACAAAATCGGTTGCGGTCATACGCATAGACGTTCCGTGCGTAACGGCAAAAAGCAGAGCTAAGGATTAA
- a CDS encoding DNA-methyltransferase: MQKKSNRNKTIDIDLEEGKFYLDRCIKFSDAGDTIPFKINEILDKTLCGDTFSVLPLLPSSFADIAVIDPPYNLYKNYGETTFGKLEAEKYRKYTEAWLNLLLPHLKPDASLYVCCDWKSSVQIAEVLTSFQDEKRLFIKNRISWQREKGRGAARNWKNSMEDIWFCTIDKSAYTFNLENVKIRRKVIAPYKKDGQPKDWEKTEQGNFRNTCPGNFWDDISIPYWSMPENTAHPTQKPEKLIAKLILASSSLGDTVLDPFLGSGTTSVTAKKLGRRYCGIEQNPQYCVWAEKRLENAEKDKSIQGFSGGVFYERNTRPVS; the protein is encoded by the coding sequence GTGCAAAAAAAATCCAACAGAAATAAGACCATAGATATAGACCTTGAAGAGGGGAAATTCTATCTTGACAGATGTATAAAATTCAGCGATGCGGGCGATACGATTCCTTTTAAAATAAATGAAATTTTAGATAAAACCTTATGCGGCGATACCTTTTCCGTTTTGCCGCTCTTGCCGTCTTCTTTTGCGGACATTGCTGTGATCGATCCTCCGTACAATCTGTATAAAAACTACGGCGAAACGACTTTCGGAAAGCTGGAAGCCGAAAAGTATCGAAAATATACGGAGGCGTGGCTTAATCTTTTGTTGCCGCATTTAAAACCCGACGCATCGCTTTATGTCTGTTGCGACTGGAAAAGCAGCGTACAGATCGCGGAAGTTCTTACTTCCTTTCAGGATGAAAAAAGGCTGTTTATTAAAAATAGAATTTCATGGCAGAGAGAAAAGGGACGGGGTGCGGCGCGCAACTGGAAAAATTCCATGGAAGATATTTGGTTTTGCACGATCGACAAATCGGCATACACTTTTAATCTGGAAAATGTAAAAATACGAAGGAAAGTAATAGCTCCTTACAAAAAAGACGGGCAGCCCAAGGATTGGGAAAAGACGGAACAAGGAAATTTCAGAAACACGTGCCCCGGAAATTTTTGGGACGACATATCGATTCCTTATTGGTCTATGCCGGAAAATACGGCTCATCCTACGCAAAAGCCTGAAAAACTCATCGCAAAGCTGATATTGGCAAGCTCTTCGCTCGGCGACACGGTGCTCGATCCGTTTTTGGGTTCAGGAACAACTTCCGTCACTGCAAAAAAACTCGGCCGCCGTTACTGCGGGATCGAACAAAACCCGCAGTATTGCGTTTGGGCTGAAAAGCGCCTTGAAAATGCGGAAAAAGACAAATCCATACAGGGCTTTTCAGGCGGAGTGTTTTACGAGCGAAATACAAGGCCGGTATCCTGA